One window of Burkholderia thailandensis E264 genomic DNA carries:
- the slmA gene encoding nucleoid occlusion factor SlmA, with amino-acid sequence MQPTHPQDPAVTAAAGDKRNAASRARPKPGERRVHILQTLASMLESPKREKITTAALAARLDVSEAALYRHFSSKAQMFEGLIEFIEETFFGLVNQIAANEPNGVLQARSIALMLLNFSARNPGMTRVLTGEALVGEHERLAERVDQMLERVEASIKQCLRVALLDANARADGAGGGAPPPVPLPDDYDPALRASLVVSYVLGRWHRYAKSGFTKAPGEHADAQLRLILQ; translated from the coding sequence ATGCAGCCGACTCACCCGCAGGACCCGGCAGTAACCGCAGCGGCGGGCGACAAACGCAACGCCGCGAGCCGCGCGCGCCCGAAACCGGGCGAGCGGCGCGTGCACATCCTGCAGACGCTCGCGTCGATGCTCGAATCGCCGAAGCGCGAGAAGATCACGACGGCGGCGCTCGCCGCGCGCCTCGACGTGTCGGAGGCCGCGCTGTACCGGCATTTCTCGAGCAAGGCGCAGATGTTCGAAGGCCTGATCGAATTCATCGAGGAAACGTTCTTCGGGCTCGTCAACCAGATTGCCGCGAACGAGCCGAACGGCGTGCTGCAGGCGCGCTCGATCGCGTTGATGCTGCTCAATTTTTCCGCAAGGAATCCCGGCATGACGCGCGTGCTGACGGGCGAGGCGCTCGTCGGCGAGCACGAGCGCCTCGCCGAGCGCGTCGATCAGATGCTCGAGCGGGTCGAGGCGTCGATCAAGCAATGTCTGCGCGTCGCGCTCCTCGACGCGAACGCGCGCGCCGACGGAGCCGGCGGCGGCGCGCCGCCGCCCGTGCCGCTGCCGGACGACTACGATCCGGCGCTGCGCGCGAGCCTCGTCGTCAGCTACGTGCTCGGGCGCTGGCACCGTTATGCAAAGAGCGGCTTCACGAAAGCGCCCGGCGAGCACGCCGACGCGCAATTGCGGCTGATCCTGCAGTAA
- a CDS encoding pyrimidine 5'-nucleotidase, translated as MSARRQPRRTASPPASKQPPERRRERRARPQAGGPVWLFDLDNTLHHASHAIFPAINRAMTQYIIDTLKVERAHADHLRTHYTRRYGAALLGLARHHPIDPHDFLKVVHTFADLPSMVRAERGLARLVAALPGRKIVLTNAPEAYARAVLRELKIERLFERVIAIEQMRDRRAWRAKPDATMLRRAMRTAHARLSDTILVEDTRGHLKRYKRLGIRTVWITGHLPGHLPSYGRPHYVDRRIGSLKSLRLGTRSGRRKCSRLTRRTRQ; from the coding sequence TTGAGCGCGCGCCGCCAGCCGCGCCGCACGGCCTCGCCGCCTGCAAGCAAGCAGCCGCCCGAACGCCGGCGCGAGCGGCGCGCCCGCCCGCAGGCGGGCGGCCCCGTCTGGCTCTTCGATCTCGACAACACGCTGCACCACGCGTCGCACGCGATCTTCCCGGCGATCAACCGGGCGATGACGCAGTACATCATCGATACGCTGAAGGTCGAGCGCGCGCACGCCGATCACCTGCGCACCCACTACACGCGCCGCTACGGCGCGGCGCTCCTGGGCCTCGCGCGCCATCACCCGATCGATCCGCACGATTTCCTGAAGGTGGTCCACACGTTCGCCGACCTGCCGTCGATGGTGCGCGCCGAGCGCGGGCTCGCACGGCTCGTCGCCGCGCTGCCCGGCCGCAAGATCGTGCTGACGAACGCGCCCGAAGCATACGCGCGCGCGGTGCTGCGCGAGCTGAAGATCGAGCGCCTGTTCGAGCGCGTGATCGCGATCGAGCAGATGCGCGACCGCCGCGCTTGGCGCGCGAAGCCCGACGCGACGATGCTGCGCCGGGCGATGCGCACGGCGCACGCGCGCCTGTCGGACACGATCCTCGTCGAGGACACGCGCGGCCACCTGAAGCGCTACAAGCGGCTCGGCATCCGCACCGTCTGGATCACGGGGCATCTGCCCGGTCATCTGCCAAGCTACGGACGACCGCACTATGTCGATCGTCGCATTGGTTCGCTAAAATCGCTGCGATTGGGCACTCGATCGGGGCGACGAAAATGCAGCCGACTCACCCGCAGGACCCGGCAGTAA
- the argB gene encoding acetylglutamate kinase produces MSEPIDLSQISPSLKAEILAEALPYIRRYHGKTVVIKYGGNAMTEERLKQGFARDVILLKLVGINPVIVHGGGPQIDQALKKIGKQGTFIQGMRVTDEETMEVVEWVLGGEVQQDIVTLINHFGGHAVGLTGKDGGLIHARKLMMPDRDNPGEYVDIGQVGEVEAINPAVVRALQDDAFIPVISPIGFGEDGLSYNINADLVAGKLATVLNAEKLVMMTNIPGVMDKEGNLLTDLSAREIDALFEDGTISGGMLPKISSALDAAKSGVKSVHIVDGRIEHSVLLEILTEQPFGTMIRSH; encoded by the coding sequence ATGTCCGAGCCGATCGACCTCTCGCAGATCTCCCCCTCCCTGAAAGCCGAAATCCTCGCGGAGGCGCTGCCGTACATTCGCCGTTACCACGGCAAGACCGTGGTGATCAAATACGGCGGCAACGCGATGACGGAAGAGCGGCTCAAGCAAGGCTTCGCGCGCGACGTGATCCTGCTGAAGCTCGTCGGCATCAACCCGGTGATCGTGCACGGCGGCGGCCCGCAGATCGACCAGGCGCTCAAGAAGATCGGCAAGCAGGGCACGTTCATCCAGGGGATGCGCGTCACCGACGAAGAGACGATGGAAGTCGTCGAGTGGGTGCTGGGCGGCGAGGTGCAGCAGGACATCGTCACGCTGATCAACCATTTCGGCGGCCACGCGGTCGGCCTGACGGGCAAGGACGGCGGCCTCATCCACGCGCGCAAGCTGATGATGCCGGACCGCGACAACCCGGGCGAGTACGTCGACATCGGCCAGGTCGGCGAGGTCGAGGCGATCAACCCGGCCGTCGTGAGGGCGCTGCAGGACGATGCGTTCATTCCGGTGATCTCGCCGATCGGCTTCGGCGAGGACGGCCTGTCGTACAACATCAACGCGGACCTCGTCGCGGGCAAGCTCGCGACCGTGCTGAACGCCGAGAAGCTCGTGATGATGACGAACATCCCCGGCGTGATGGACAAGGAAGGCAACCTGCTGACCGACCTGTCCGCACGCGAGATCGACGCGCTCTTCGAGGACGGCACGATCTCGGGCGGCATGCTGCCGAAGATCTCGTCCGCGCTCGACGCGGCGAAGAGCGGCGTGAAGTCGGTCCACATCGTCGACGGCCGCATCGAGCACTCCGTGCTGCTCGAAATCCTGACCGAGCAGCCGTTCGGCACGATGATCCGCTCGCATTGA
- a CDS encoding cysteine-rich CWC family protein: protein MTEPAATSGLISKRCPRCGSAFDCGARTRPFTCWCAAMPAMPPGAQPATGARCLCPECLADEIARRIAAGAVGAGAGADRPKRED, encoded by the coding sequence ATGACCGAGCCCGCCGCCACGTCCGGCCTGATCAGCAAGCGCTGCCCGCGCTGCGGCAGCGCGTTCGACTGCGGCGCCCGCACGCGTCCGTTCACCTGCTGGTGCGCGGCGATGCCGGCGATGCCGCCCGGCGCGCAACCCGCGACGGGCGCGCGCTGCCTGTGCCCGGAATGCCTTGCCGACGAGATCGCCCGGCGCATCGCCGCCGGCGCCGTAGGCGCGGGGGCGGGTGCGGATCGACCCAAGCGCGAAGACTGA
- a CDS encoding ATP-binding protein, translating into MQRITTTGRVNLSHLFWLRNLAIIGQLVTIAVVQTYFGVHLPLPAMLMVIALEIVFNALTWVRVLRARPETNFELLGQLWVDLGALSALLFLSGGTTNPFVSLYLPSLAIAAAVLPWHLMIWLAAFAVACYLALGFDSVPLNLDNPANLFDYFRAGMWVNFMVSVGLIAWFVARMSSALRQRDAALGEAQQALLRDERAVALGVQAATVAHEMGTPLSTIAMLTEELREAARTDAGLARYDADLKVLEEQMSQCTSALARLRSRASERPSREPVGEWLDTFVEHWRLRHPHVLFEQLGPRPAGVALDDTVAVGQILTILLDNAARASRDRVTLAATIAHDGARDEIEFEVCDNGPGIPAALRDTLGAAPVDSTQGGHGVGLYLAFSAAARLGGSIELADAQPRGTRVILRLPVARQVAAEMANENG; encoded by the coding sequence ATGCAACGAATCACCACTACCGGACGCGTCAACCTGAGCCATCTGTTCTGGTTGCGCAATCTTGCGATCATCGGCCAACTCGTCACGATCGCCGTCGTACAGACCTATTTCGGCGTCCATTTGCCATTGCCGGCGATGCTGATGGTGATCGCGCTCGAAATCGTGTTCAACGCGCTCACGTGGGTGCGCGTGCTGCGCGCGCGGCCCGAGACCAACTTCGAGCTGCTCGGCCAGCTATGGGTCGACCTGGGCGCGCTGTCGGCGCTTCTGTTCCTGTCGGGCGGGACGACGAACCCGTTCGTTTCGCTGTATTTGCCGTCGCTCGCGATCGCGGCCGCGGTGCTGCCGTGGCACCTGATGATCTGGCTCGCGGCGTTCGCGGTCGCGTGCTACCTCGCGCTCGGCTTCGATTCGGTGCCGCTCAATCTGGATAACCCCGCGAATCTGTTCGATTATTTTCGTGCGGGCATGTGGGTGAACTTCATGGTGAGCGTCGGGCTCATCGCGTGGTTCGTCGCGCGGATGTCGAGCGCGCTGCGCCAGCGCGACGCGGCGCTCGGCGAGGCGCAGCAGGCGCTGTTGCGCGACGAGCGCGCGGTCGCGCTCGGCGTGCAGGCGGCCACCGTCGCGCACGAGATGGGCACGCCGCTGTCGACGATCGCGATGCTGACCGAGGAATTGCGCGAGGCCGCCCGCACGGATGCGGGGCTCGCGCGCTACGATGCGGACCTGAAGGTGCTCGAGGAGCAGATGTCGCAGTGCACGTCGGCGCTCGCGCGCCTGAGAAGCCGCGCATCGGAGCGGCCGAGCCGCGAGCCCGTCGGCGAGTGGCTCGACACGTTCGTCGAGCATTGGAGGCTGCGCCATCCGCACGTGCTGTTCGAGCAGTTGGGGCCGCGGCCCGCGGGCGTCGCCCTCGACGATACGGTCGCGGTCGGCCAGATCCTGACCATCCTGCTCGACAATGCCGCGCGCGCGAGCCGCGATCGCGTTACGCTGGCGGCAACGATCGCGCACGACGGCGCACGCGACGAAATCGAGTTCGAAGTCTGCGACAACGGGCCGGGCATCCCGGCCGCGTTGCGCGACACGCTCGGCGCGGCGCCCGTCGACAGCACGCAGGGCGGCCACGGGGTGGGCCTGTACCTGGCGTTCAGCGCGGCGGCGCGCCTGGGCGGCTCGATCGAGCTCGCCGATGCGCAGCCGCGCGGCACGCGGGTGATCCTGCGGCTGCCGGTCGCACGCCAGGTGGCGGCCGAGATGGCGAACGAAAACGGATAG
- a CDS encoding response regulator transcription factor → MSDKNFLVIDDNEVFAGTLARGLERRGYAVRQAHNKDEALKLAGAEKFEFITVDLHLGNDSGLSLIAPLCDLQPDARILVLTGYASIATAVQAVKDGADNYLAKPANVESILAALQTNATEVQAEEALENPVVLSVDRLEWEHIQRVLAENNNNISATARALNMHRRTLQRKLAKKPVRQ, encoded by the coding sequence ATGAGCGACAAGAATTTCCTCGTGATCGACGACAACGAAGTGTTTGCCGGCACACTGGCGCGCGGGCTCGAGCGCCGCGGCTACGCGGTGCGGCAGGCGCACAACAAGGACGAGGCGCTCAAGCTCGCGGGCGCCGAGAAGTTCGAGTTCATCACCGTCGATCTGCACCTCGGCAACGATTCGGGCCTGAGCCTCATCGCGCCGCTGTGCGATCTGCAGCCCGATGCGCGGATACTCGTGCTGACCGGCTACGCGAGCATCGCGACCGCGGTGCAGGCGGTGAAGGACGGCGCGGACAACTACCTCGCGAAGCCGGCGAACGTCGAGTCGATCCTCGCCGCGCTGCAGACGAACGCGACCGAGGTGCAGGCCGAAGAGGCGCTCGAGAATCCGGTCGTGCTGTCGGTCGACCGGCTCGAATGGGAGCACATCCAGCGCGTGCTCGCGGAGAACAACAACAACATCTCGGCGACCGCGCGCGCGCTGAACATGCATCGCCGCACGCTGCAGCGCAAGCTCGCGAAGAAGCCGGTGCGGCAGTAA
- the hslU gene encoding ATP-dependent protease ATPase subunit HslU has product MSTMTPAEIVSELDKHIIGQDKAKKAVAVALRNRWRRQQVAEPLRQEITPKNILMIGPTGVGKTEIARRLAKLADAPFIKIEATKFTEVGYVGRDVDSIVRDLIEISVKQTRETEMRKVRSKATDLAEDRILDVLLPQPRAVGFGASVEHANDDNNATRQTFRKRLREGQLDDKEIELDIEQPTVGMDIMAPPGMEEMTEQIRSMFSNLGSGKKQRRKVKIKEALKLLTDEEAAKMLNDEEVKTKAVQNVEQNGIVFLDEIDKITSRNHEGGGGEVSRQGVQRDLLPLVEGTTINTKYGMVKTDHILFIASGAFHLAKPSDLIPELQGRFPIRVELDSLSVKDFEAILVATDASLVKQYQALLATEDVALEFADDGIRRLAEIAYAVNEKTENIGARRLYTVIEKLLEEVSFAAGNHAGQSVTIDAAYVDRALGEVSKDEDLSRYVL; this is encoded by the coding sequence GTGAGCACCATGACCCCTGCCGAGATCGTCTCGGAACTCGACAAGCACATCATCGGCCAGGACAAGGCGAAGAAGGCCGTCGCGGTCGCGCTGCGCAACCGCTGGCGCCGCCAGCAGGTCGCCGAGCCGCTGCGCCAGGAGATCACGCCGAAGAACATCCTGATGATCGGGCCGACGGGCGTCGGCAAGACCGAGATCGCGCGGCGCCTCGCGAAGCTCGCCGATGCGCCGTTCATCAAGATCGAGGCGACGAAGTTCACCGAGGTCGGCTACGTCGGCCGCGACGTCGACAGCATCGTGCGCGACCTGATCGAAATCTCCGTCAAGCAGACTCGCGAGACGGAAATGCGCAAGGTGCGCAGCAAGGCGACCGATCTCGCCGAAGACCGCATCCTCGACGTGCTGCTGCCGCAGCCGCGCGCGGTCGGCTTCGGCGCGAGCGTCGAGCATGCGAACGACGACAACAACGCGACGCGCCAGACGTTTCGCAAACGCCTGCGCGAAGGCCAGCTCGACGACAAGGAAATCGAGCTCGACATCGAGCAGCCGACGGTCGGCATGGACATCATGGCGCCGCCGGGCATGGAAGAGATGACCGAGCAGATCCGCTCGATGTTCTCGAACCTGGGCAGCGGCAAGAAGCAGCGCCGCAAGGTGAAGATCAAGGAGGCGCTGAAGCTGCTGACCGACGAGGAAGCGGCGAAGATGCTCAACGACGAGGAAGTGAAGACGAAGGCCGTGCAGAACGTCGAGCAGAACGGCATCGTGTTCCTCGACGAGATCGACAAGATCACGTCGCGCAACCACGAAGGCGGCGGCGGCGAGGTGTCGAGGCAGGGCGTGCAGCGCGATCTGCTGCCGCTCGTCGAAGGCACGACGATCAACACGAAGTACGGGATGGTGAAGACCGATCACATCCTGTTCATCGCGAGCGGCGCATTCCATCTCGCGAAGCCGAGCGACCTGATTCCGGAGCTGCAGGGGCGCTTTCCGATCCGCGTCGAGCTCGATTCGCTGTCGGTGAAGGATTTCGAAGCGATCCTCGTCGCGACCGACGCGAGCCTCGTCAAACAGTATCAGGCGCTCCTCGCGACCGAGGACGTCGCGCTCGAATTCGCCGACGACGGCATTCGCCGGCTCGCCGAGATCGCCTATGCGGTCAACGAGAAGACCGAGAACATCGGCGCGCGGCGCCTGTATACGGTGATCGAGAAGCTGCTCGAGGAAGTGTCGTTCGCGGCGGGCAATCATGCCGGCCAAAGCGTGACGATCGATGCGGCTTACGTCGACCGCGCGCTCGGCGAGGTGTCGAAGGACGAGGATCTGTCGCGCTACGTGCTGTGA
- the hslV gene encoding ATP-dependent protease subunit HslV: protein MEQFHGTTIVSVRRGDKVALGGDGQVTLGNIVMKGGARKVRRIYNNQVLVGFAGGTADAFSLLDRFEAKLEKHQGNLTRAAVELAKDWRTDRMLRRLEAMLITADATTTLVITGNGDVLDPEGGICAIGSGGSYAQAAARALAENTDLSPREIVEKSLAIAGDMCIYTNHNRIIETIE from the coding sequence ATGGAGCAATTTCACGGCACGACGATCGTCTCCGTGCGGCGTGGCGACAAGGTCGCGCTCGGCGGCGACGGCCAGGTCACGCTCGGCAATATCGTGATGAAGGGCGGCGCGCGCAAGGTGCGTCGCATCTACAACAACCAGGTGCTCGTCGGCTTCGCGGGCGGCACGGCCGACGCGTTCTCGCTCCTCGACCGCTTCGAGGCGAAGCTCGAAAAACATCAGGGCAACCTGACGCGCGCGGCCGTCGAGCTCGCGAAGGACTGGCGCACCGACCGGATGCTGCGCCGTCTCGAGGCGATGCTGATCACGGCCGATGCGACGACGACGCTCGTCATCACCGGCAACGGCGACGTGCTGGACCCGGAAGGCGGAATCTGCGCGATCGGTTCGGGCGGCTCATACGCGCAGGCCGCCGCGCGCGCGCTCGCCGAGAACACCGATCTGTCCCCTCGCGAGATCGTCGAAAAATCGCTCGCGATCGCGGGCGACATGTGCATCTACACGAACCACAACCGGATCATCGAGACCATCGAGTAA
- the dksA gene encoding RNA polymerase-binding protein DksA, whose product MTKKLLTEAEILKMSDKDYMNEDQLAFFKNRLEQLQAEILRNAGQTTENLRETVIVPDPADRATIEEEHALELRTRDRERKLLKKVQQSLARIESGDYGWCEETGEPIGIPRLLARPTATLSLEAQERRELRQKLFGD is encoded by the coding sequence ATGACGAAGAAACTCTTGACCGAAGCCGAAATCCTGAAGATGAGCGACAAGGATTACATGAATGAGGATCAGCTCGCCTTCTTCAAAAATCGGCTCGAACAATTGCAGGCGGAAATTCTCCGCAATGCGGGCCAGACGACCGAGAATCTGCGCGAAACGGTGATCGTGCCGGACCCTGCCGATCGCGCGACGATCGAGGAAGAGCACGCGCTCGAACTGCGCACGCGCGATCGCGAACGCAAGCTTCTCAAGAAGGTCCAGCAGTCGCTCGCCCGCATCGAATCGGGCGACTACGGCTGGTGCGAGGAAACGGGCGAGCCGATCGGCATCCCGCGTCTGCTCGCACGTCCGACGGCCACGCTGTCGCTCGAGGCGCAGGAGCGCCGCGAGTTGCGTCAGAAGCTGTTCGGCGACTGA
- a CDS encoding CobW family GTP-binding protein codes for MAIPVTILTGFLGSGKTTLLKRILNEQHGMKIAVIENEFGEENIDNEILVQDSTEQIIQMSNGCICCTIRGDLARALADLAAKKRDGTFDFDRVVIETTGLANPGPVAQTFFIDSEIADEFLLDAVITLVDAKHADAQLDEHEVVQRQVGFADRLFITKADLVDDEAVSELKHRLLHMNPKAAIKVVNFGDADIKEIFDLRGFNLNAKLEIDPDFLAEDEHEHAHHHEHGHDHAHCDHDHGHCEHDHEHGHHHHHAHHDDKIKSFVYRNDRPFDPNKLEDFLGGILQIYGERMLRYKGVLYMKGVDRKVVFQGVHQMMGSDLAAKWLPAEKKTNKMVFIGVDLPRDLITDGLDACLA; via the coding sequence ATGGCCATTCCCGTCACCATCCTCACGGGCTTTCTCGGCAGCGGCAAGACGACGCTGCTCAAGCGCATCCTGAACGAACAGCACGGCATGAAGATCGCCGTGATCGAAAACGAGTTCGGCGAAGAGAACATCGACAACGAGATCCTCGTCCAGGATTCGACCGAGCAGATCATCCAGATGAGCAACGGCTGCATCTGCTGCACGATCCGCGGCGATCTGGCCCGCGCGCTGGCCGACCTCGCCGCGAAGAAACGCGACGGCACGTTCGACTTCGACCGCGTGGTGATCGAGACGACGGGCCTCGCGAATCCGGGCCCCGTCGCGCAGACATTCTTCATCGACAGCGAGATCGCCGACGAATTCCTGCTCGACGCGGTCATCACGCTCGTCGACGCGAAGCACGCCGACGCTCAGCTCGACGAGCACGAAGTCGTGCAGCGCCAGGTCGGCTTCGCCGATCGCCTGTTCATCACGAAGGCGGACCTCGTCGACGACGAGGCGGTGTCCGAGCTCAAGCACCGCCTGCTGCACATGAACCCGAAGGCGGCGATCAAGGTCGTGAACTTCGGCGATGCGGACATCAAGGAGATCTTCGACCTGCGCGGCTTCAACCTGAACGCGAAGCTCGAGATCGATCCGGACTTCCTCGCGGAGGACGAGCACGAGCACGCGCACCACCACGAGCACGGCCACGATCACGCGCATTGCGATCACGATCACGGCCATTGCGAGCACGATCACGAGCACGGCCACCACCATCACCACGCACACCACGACGACAAGATCAAGTCGTTCGTCTACCGCAACGATCGCCCGTTCGATCCGAACAAGCTCGAGGATTTCCTCGGCGGCATCCTGCAGATCTATGGCGAACGGATGCTGCGCTACAAGGGCGTGCTGTACATGAAGGGCGTCGACCGCAAGGTCGTGTTCCAGGGCGTGCACCAGATGATGGGCAGCGATCTCGCCGCGAAGTGGCTGCCGGCCGAGAAGAAGACCAACAAGATGGTGTTCATCGGCGTCGACCTGCCGCGCGACCTCATCACCGACGGCCTCGACGCCTGCCTCGCGTAA
- a CDS encoding class I SAM-dependent rRNA methyltransferase, translated as MHTVTLKPSKDKSLLRRHPWVYANAIDRVDGKPAPGATVIVRAHDGRFLARAAYSPHSQIRLRVWSFDENEPIDHAFFKRRVQRAVAHRRAMIAGTGAVRLVFGEADGLPGLIVDHYVAAPIPAGDAAACAAEGGATQQAEPAEGAGRGQLVCQFMAAGVEHWKDAIVAALVAATGCPNVYERSDVSIREKEGLEQTTGVLAGDAPPDTLIANENGVLYHVDVRNGHKTGFYVDQRENRALVAQYARDRDVLNCFCYTGGFSLAALKGGAKRVVSIDSSGDALALAQRNVAANGFDAARAQWLDADAFKTLRRLVDEGERFDLIVLDPPKFAPTRDSVDRAARAYKDINLSGFKLLRPGGLLFTYSCSGAIDMDLFQKIVAGAAADAKVDARILKRLGAGVDHPLLTAFPEGEYLKGLLLQIA; from the coding sequence ATGCATACCGTTACGCTCAAGCCGTCGAAAGACAAATCCCTGCTGCGCCGCCATCCGTGGGTCTACGCGAACGCGATCGACCGCGTCGACGGCAAGCCCGCGCCCGGCGCGACCGTCATCGTGCGCGCGCACGACGGGCGCTTCCTCGCGCGCGCCGCCTACAGCCCGCATTCGCAGATCCGGCTGCGCGTATGGAGCTTCGACGAGAACGAGCCGATCGACCATGCGTTCTTCAAGCGGCGCGTGCAGCGCGCGGTCGCGCATCGCCGCGCGATGATCGCGGGCACGGGCGCGGTGCGGCTCGTGTTCGGCGAGGCGGACGGGCTGCCGGGGCTCATCGTCGATCACTACGTCGCCGCGCCGATCCCCGCCGGCGACGCAGCCGCGTGCGCGGCCGAAGGCGGTGCGACGCAGCAGGCCGAGCCTGCCGAAGGCGCGGGCCGCGGCCAGCTCGTCTGCCAGTTCATGGCGGCGGGCGTCGAGCACTGGAAGGACGCGATCGTCGCGGCGCTCGTCGCGGCCACGGGCTGCCCGAACGTCTACGAACGCTCGGACGTGTCGATCCGCGAGAAGGAAGGGCTCGAGCAGACGACGGGCGTGCTCGCGGGCGACGCGCCGCCCGACACGCTGATCGCGAACGAGAACGGCGTGCTGTATCACGTCGACGTGCGCAACGGCCACAAGACGGGCTTCTACGTCGACCAGCGCGAGAACCGCGCGCTCGTCGCGCAGTACGCGCGCGATCGCGACGTGCTGAACTGCTTCTGCTACACGGGCGGCTTCTCGCTCGCGGCGCTCAAGGGCGGCGCGAAGCGGGTCGTGTCGATCGATTCGTCGGGCGACGCGCTCGCGCTCGCGCAGCGCAACGTCGCCGCGAACGGCTTCGACGCCGCGCGCGCGCAATGGCTCGACGCCGACGCGTTCAAGACGCTGCGCCGCCTCGTCGACGAAGGCGAGCGCTTCGACCTGATCGTGCTCGATCCGCCGAAGTTCGCGCCGACGCGCGACAGCGTCGATCGCGCGGCGCGCGCGTACAAGGACATCAACCTGAGCGGCTTCAAGCTGCTGCGTCCGGGCGGCCTGCTGTTCACGTACTCGTGCTCGGGCGCGATCGACATGGACCTGTTCCAGAAGATCGTCGCGGGCGCGGCGGCCGACGCGAAGGTCGACGCGCGCATCCTCAAGCGGCTCGGCGCGGGCGTCGACCACCCGCTCCTGACCGCCTTCCCCGAAGGCGAATATCTGAAGGGGCTGCTGTTGCAAATCGCGTGA
- the xerC gene encoding tyrosine recombinase XerC, which yields MTTDPIADYLSNLRHVRKLSDHTLRAYAHELGELRKLANGRPLESLTAVDMRGAVARAHAGGLSARSISHRLSAWRAFYRWFSQHVEMNANPVAAVRAPKRAKTLPKALSVDDAAALMDAPTAGTAEHLRDHAILELFYSSGLRLAELIGLDVEYTKDGDYRSEGWLDLAEAEVTVRGKGEKERKVPVGRKAIDALNAWLAVRGEFVKRDARPLFLSVRGNRMSPGVVRERVKRAALAAGIPANVHPHVLRHSFATHVLQSSGDLRAVQELLGHASISATQVYTSLDFQHLAKIYDSAHPRAKKRD from the coding sequence ATGACCACCGATCCGATCGCCGACTACCTGTCGAATCTGCGGCACGTGAGGAAGCTGTCGGATCACACGCTGCGCGCGTACGCGCACGAGCTCGGCGAACTGAGGAAGCTCGCGAACGGCCGCCCGCTCGAAAGCCTCACGGCCGTCGACATGCGCGGCGCCGTCGCGCGCGCGCATGCGGGCGGCCTGTCCGCGCGCTCGATCTCGCACCGGCTGTCCGCGTGGCGCGCGTTCTATCGCTGGTTTTCGCAGCACGTCGAGATGAACGCGAATCCGGTCGCGGCCGTACGCGCGCCGAAGCGCGCGAAGACGCTGCCGAAGGCGCTGTCCGTCGACGACGCGGCCGCGCTGATGGATGCGCCGACGGCCGGCACCGCCGAGCACCTGCGCGATCACGCGATCCTCGAGCTGTTCTATTCGTCCGGGCTGCGGCTCGCCGAGCTGATCGGCCTCGACGTCGAATACACGAAGGACGGCGACTATCGCTCCGAAGGCTGGCTCGATCTCGCCGAAGCGGAAGTCACCGTGCGCGGCAAGGGCGAAAAGGAGCGCAAGGTGCCCGTCGGCCGCAAGGCGATCGATGCGCTGAACGCCTGGCTCGCTGTGCGCGGCGAGTTCGTGAAGCGCGATGCGCGGCCGCTCTTCCTGTCGGTGCGCGGCAACCGGATGTCGCCCGGCGTCGTGCGCGAGCGCGTGAAGCGCGCGGCGCTCGCGGCGGGCATTCCGGCGAACGTCCATCCGCACGTGCTGCGCCACTCGTTCGCGACGCACGTGCTGCAATCGAGCGGCGACCTGCGCGCGGTGCAGGAGCTGCTCGGCCACGCGAGCATCTCGGCGACGCAGGTCTACACGTCGCTCGACTTCCAGCATCTCGCGAAGATTTACGACAGCGCGCACCCGCGCGCGAAAAAGCGCGACTGA